One window of the Niallia circulans genome contains the following:
- a CDS encoding IscS subfamily cysteine desulfurase, whose amino-acid sequence MKYFDYAATTSLDSDAASTYVEVACKYFGNSNSLHDMGDTATRIVENCREEWGRLINVDKKGIYFTSGGTESNFLILQSLLKGTKKEGKHLITSIAEHASIHGTMHVLADKGYEITYLPLSETGLIDTRLLEETIRPDTVLVSIQHVNSEIGTIQPIKEIGAICKKHHVLFHSDMVQSIGKIEVKKVTPYVDALSLSSHKFYGPKGVGLAYINPNVPWIPIVLNGSHENGFRSGTVNTAGIASMTVAAQKACSTISENETKHSKFRRLFTEMLPKETVTVFECTDQYPGIIGLRVKGIEGQWLMLECNRRGFAISTGSACQVGKQAPSKTMKALGLADQEAKEFVRISMGKDNMEEDVRDLANTIKQLALNSSLPK is encoded by the coding sequence ATGAAATATTTTGATTATGCAGCAACTACTTCTTTAGATTCCGATGCTGCTTCTACTTATGTCGAAGTTGCTTGTAAATACTTTGGAAATTCGAACAGTCTTCATGATATGGGAGATACAGCTACTAGAATCGTCGAGAATTGCCGTGAAGAATGGGGAAGATTAATAAACGTAGATAAAAAAGGCATTTACTTTACAAGCGGTGGTACAGAAAGTAATTTTCTTATTTTGCAAAGCTTACTTAAGGGGACAAAAAAGGAAGGAAAACACCTTATTACATCAATAGCAGAGCATGCTTCAATTCACGGTACGATGCATGTCTTAGCAGACAAAGGCTATGAAATTACGTATTTGCCATTATCAGAAACTGGCTTAATCGATACTCGGTTACTAGAAGAAACAATTCGTCCTGACACCGTGCTTGTTTCTATCCAACATGTGAATTCTGAAATTGGTACAATCCAACCAATAAAAGAAATCGGAGCGATTTGTAAAAAGCATCATGTTCTTTTTCATAGTGATATGGTGCAAAGTATTGGAAAAATAGAGGTTAAAAAAGTAACCCCCTATGTCGATGCATTATCCCTTTCGAGTCATAAATTTTATGGACCCAAAGGTGTCGGTCTTGCCTATATTAATCCAAATGTTCCTTGGATTCCAATCGTATTAAATGGTAGCCACGAAAATGGCTTTCGCTCTGGTACAGTTAACACAGCTGGGATTGCAAGTATGACCGTCGCTGCCCAAAAGGCATGCTCTACAATTTCGGAGAACGAAACGAAGCATTCTAAGTTCCGAAGGTTATTTACAGAGATGCTTCCGAAAGAAACCGTTACTGTTTTTGAATGTACGGATCAATATCCAGGAATTATCGGATTACGAGTTAAAGGGATAGAAGGTCAATGGCTTATGCTTGAATGTAATCGTCGTGGATTTGCCATCTCCACAGGCAGTGCGTGCCAAGTCGGAAAACAAGCCCCTTCCAAAACCATGAAGGCGTTAGGATTGGCTGATCAAGAGGCAAAAGAGTTTGTTCGGATATCGATGGGCAAAGACAATATGGAAGAAGATGTAAGAGATTTAGCCAATACGATTAAACAGCTTGCACTAAACAGTTCACTTCCTAAGTAA